TGCCGTCGAGAATTTCGCCGATCCGCCCCGTCGCGCCGCCGCGCGGCGGGGTTGTTATGCGGCGGATTTGCGCGGGCGGCCTCGGCCGGGCGCGCGGTTTTGTGCATCACGTTCCAGGGCGCGGCGGATGTCAGCGGGATCGTAAAATCGCTTGCCCAGAACACGGATATAGGGAAGTTGCAGCCGGGAAACGAGATCATAGACTGCGCGCTCAGTGCAGTTTAGCGCGGCTGCGATCATCGGAAGCGTCCAGCGGCCGCCGACGATTTCGGCGCGGTCAGCGGGCGGGCCAGCGAGCGGGTCGGTTGCGTTTTGCGCGTGCATCGAAGTCACTCCGAAAAGTTTCGATGCGCTGCATTATCTTCGCATTTCCCGTCGGTGCACCACAAAACGCGTCGGCAGGCAAATTTTTTCTTGCAGTTTCTATCAGCGGATTTTCGAAAATACACGTTCGCGCGGGGTTTTGGCCTTCGAACGTGTAGTTGTTCGGACAGTGGAGCGAAGGGCGTTGGCGACTGCCGCGAGGGGGATGTCCGCTCCGATCGCGGCGCTCAGGAGCATCGAAATTGCCGCGTGGTCAGCGTGTGTTTCGCCGAACAGCCGCCGCGCGAGGTCGCGGGCAGCGGCGCCGGCAAATGCGCGCGCGTCATCATCGTTTTTCCGCGACCAGGGGCCGTTCATTAAACTTTCTTCGGTTGTGTCGGCGTCGAGTGCGAATTGATCAGCAATCGCGCGCAGCCCGCGAGCGCGGAGGTCGATTGCGCCGGGAGGGGATTCCCCCTCGATGTCGGCGGCGATTTCATGCAACCGGCGTGCGCGCTCGCGATGCTTTGCGGCCTGGTCCCGCGCGCGCTTGAGCAGCGGCAGGCGGGCAGCCGTTTGGAGTGCAAGCATCAATTCCGCGAGCACCAGCGCGGGGTCATGTTTCCGAAGTTTGTTGAGAGCCGCAGAAACTTTGCCATCTGGATCAGAGCGCAGCCGATCGTAAACAGCGCGCCACTCAGGCCGCAACGCCTCGTATGCCGGCCGCAACTGCCCGTCCGCGCCCTGAAAATGCGGCATGGCGCGATGATCGACGAGCCGGCGCACGTCGTCCGAAGTTATCGTTTTCCGGGTGGCCGCTAGTGTGCTATCTTCGCGGTCGCGATCAGCCATCGGCGCACTCCTTGGCGGTCGAGGGCCGGGGAGCGCTCGCAACGCTGCCCCGGCCCGTTTCGTTTCAGCGGGGCGCGGTGCGTTCGCCGATTCCTTGCGCGAGCAGCGTGACGGCCAGCGTGTTCAAGCTGACGTTCTCGCGTGCGGCTTGCTCGGCGAGGCGGCGATGCAGGCTCTTGGGCGTGCGCAGCAGCCATTTGCCGGAATAGGCAGCGGTCGGATCGGCGCCGGGGGCTGGCACGTCGCGGCCGGCCTCGCGCATAGCGGCGATCCAGGCGGCCTTTGCCTCGCGCCCGGCGGCGATCGCTTCCTCGGGGGTCTCGCCATCGGCGATGCAGCCGGGGAGGTCGGGATATTCGATCAGCCAGCCGCCGCCATCCTCGGCGCTCAGCGGGCGCAGGGTGAAGGGATATTCCCGCGTCACGGGGTCATGCTTGTTCATCGTCGCCTCTCAATGTGTCGATCCACTGCACGAAACGGCGGACATAGACGGGCTTGATCGGGCGCCTGGCGGGCACGGTCAGCGCCTCGGTGAGCGCGGGATGCTCAAACACCACATGGCTGCCGCCCGGCTTGCGGACATTGGCGCCATGGGCGAGCGCCACGGCTTCCAGGCTGGCAATGCGCCAGTCACGGGGGTTTGCTCGCATATCCTCAAGCGTCTTGCCCGCGCGCGTCATGCTGCGGCTAATATGGTATCAATCACGGTATTAAGCAATCCCTATCCGCCCCGCTTGCCGGTCATGGGCACGATCTCGGCGGAGGGCTTGCCGGCGCCGGTGATGATCGCCCCGGCCCGCTCGGTCGCGGCACGCAACGGATCGTCCATCAGGTGCGCATAGCGCTGGGTTGTGGCGGCCTGGGTGTGCCCGAGCAGGGCGCCGATAACCGGCAGGCTCAGCCCTGCCGAGGCCAGGATGGCGGCATAGGTATGGCGCAGGTCATGCACGCGCACGCCCGTCAGGCCAGCGCTCTTGCAGACAGATTTCCAGAAATTCTTGACCGAGGCGAGGGGTTGGCCGTTCGCGCTCGGGAAAACCCATTCGATCGGCGGCAAATTGTGCGCGGCGCGACGGCCGTTCTCTTTGTCGGCTTCGGCCTTCATCTCGGTGAGCAGCGCCAACGCCGGCGGCGAAAGGGGCACGCGATGCAGCTTGGCGGTTTTCGTGGTCGCGGCCGGCTTGGACCATATCCCGGCTTCAAGGTCGAAATCAGCCCAGCGGGCGGCGAAGGTCTCCCCCTTGCGCGCGCCG
This portion of the Acidibrevibacterium fodinaquatile genome encodes:
- a CDS encoding type II toxin-antitoxin system HicB family antitoxin, with the translated sequence MNKHDPVTREYPFTLRPLSAEDGGGWLIEYPDLPGCIADGETPEEAIAAGREAKAAWIAAMREAGRDVPAPGADPTAAYSGKWLLRTPKSLHRRLAEQAARENVSLNTLAVTLLAQGIGERTAPR
- a CDS encoding MerR family transcriptional regulator; protein product: MHAQNATDPLAGPPADRAEIVGGRWTLPMIAAALNCTERAVYDLVSRLQLPYIRVLGKRFYDPADIRRALERDAQNRAPGRGRPRKSAA
- a CDS encoding type II toxin-antitoxin system HicA family toxin, translating into MTRAGKTLEDMRANPRDWRIASLEAVALAHGANVRKPGGSHVVFEHPALTEALTVPARRPIKPVYVRRFVQWIDTLRGDDEQA